The proteins below come from a single Rhodococcus sp. WMMA185 genomic window:
- a CDS encoding response regulator transcription factor, with amino-acid sequence MGRMTDSARILLVDDDPKVLSSLTRGLRLSGFELETAEDGASALRAVTESRPDAIVLDVNMPVLDGVGVVTALRAMGNDVPVCVLSARSTVGDRIAGLEAGADDYLTKPFELGELAARLRALLRRAPRTPTPAGTVTVGALEVDVPGRRVHVGGERVELTKREFDLLAVLAENVGIVLSRVQLLELVWGYDFDADTNVVDVFVTYVRKKLEAAGMPRVLHTVRGVGFVLREQP; translated from the coding sequence ATGGGACGAATGACTGACAGTGCCCGCATCCTGCTCGTCGACGACGACCCCAAGGTCTTGTCTTCCCTGACGCGGGGGCTCCGACTGTCCGGTTTCGAACTCGAGACCGCCGAGGACGGAGCCTCCGCGCTCCGGGCTGTCACCGAGTCGCGGCCGGATGCCATCGTGCTCGATGTGAACATGCCGGTGCTTGACGGTGTCGGTGTGGTCACTGCCCTGCGGGCGATGGGCAACGATGTTCCGGTCTGTGTACTGAGCGCACGCAGCACCGTCGGCGACCGGATCGCGGGACTCGAGGCCGGCGCCGACGACTACCTCACCAAGCCGTTCGAACTCGGCGAACTCGCGGCCCGCCTGCGGGCCCTGCTACGCCGGGCGCCGCGCACGCCCACACCGGCGGGCACGGTCACGGTCGGCGCGCTCGAGGTGGACGTTCCGGGTCGGCGGGTTCACGTCGGCGGCGAACGCGTCGAACTGACCAAACGAGAGTTCGATCTGCTGGCCGTTCTCGCGGAGAACGTCGGGATCGTGCTCAGCCGGGTCCAGCTACTGGAACTGGTGTGGGGGTACGACTTCGACGCCGACACGAACGTCGTCGACGTCTTCGTCACTTATGTGCGAAAGAAGCTCGAGGCAGCCGGGATGCCGCGCGTGCTTCACACCGTTCGGGGGGTGGGGTTCGTGCTCCGGGAGCAGCCATGA
- the katG gene encoding catalase/peroxidase HPI has protein sequence MPENTRPVEEAQAGSNGCPVGAGRFKYPTEGGGNHDWWPNQLNLKILAHNPAVADPMDEDFDYAAEFATLDIDALSRDVDEVMTTSQEWWPADYGHYGPLFIRMSWHAAGTYRIKDGRGGAGSGMQRFAPINSWPDNASLDKARRLLWPVKKKYGKKISWADLIVFAGNRALESMGFKTFGFGFGRVDEWEPEDVYWGPETTWLGDERYTGKRDLQNPLAAVQMGLIYVNPEGPNGNPDPLAAATDIRETFRRMAMNDVETAALIVGGHTFGKTHGAGPADLVGPEPEAAPLEEQGLGWRSSFGTGVGKDAITSGIEVVWTPTPTKWDNTFLEVLYGYEWELTKSPADAYQWVAKDGAGAGTIPDPFDKSAGRAPTMLTTDLSLRVDPVYEQITRRWLDHPEELAEEFAKAWYKLIHRDMGPVVRYLGPLVPQETLLWQDPIPAVTHDLVGADDIKALKSQILSSGLSISQLVSTAWAAAASHRGSDKRGGANGGRIRLQPQAGWEANDPDQLAQVVRTLEGIQESFNSAQTGNKRISFADLVVLGGCAAVEQAAKNAGHDVEVPFSPGRGDATQEQTDVESFSVLEPSADGFRNYFGKGNPLPAEYHLVDKANLLTLSAPEMTVLVGGLRVLGANHKQSKLGVFTSAPETLTNDFFVNLLDMGTKWAPASGDDGTYEGRDLATGEVKWTGSRVDLLFGSNSQLRALAEVYATDDAQQKFLQDFISAWDKVMNLDRFDLA, from the coding sequence GTGCCTGAGAACACCCGGCCTGTTGAAGAGGCCCAAGCGGGATCGAACGGTTGTCCCGTTGGGGCTGGTCGCTTCAAGTACCCCACAGAAGGTGGCGGGAACCACGACTGGTGGCCCAACCAGCTCAACCTGAAGATCCTTGCGCACAACCCCGCCGTGGCCGACCCGATGGACGAAGACTTCGACTACGCGGCGGAGTTCGCGACCCTCGATATCGATGCCCTGAGCAGGGACGTCGACGAAGTGATGACGACCTCGCAGGAGTGGTGGCCCGCAGACTACGGCCACTACGGACCGCTTTTCATCCGGATGTCGTGGCACGCCGCGGGTACGTATCGGATCAAGGACGGTCGCGGAGGCGCGGGGTCCGGCATGCAGCGGTTCGCACCGATCAACAGCTGGCCCGACAACGCGAGCCTCGACAAGGCTCGTCGGCTGCTGTGGCCGGTCAAGAAGAAGTACGGCAAGAAGATCTCTTGGGCTGATCTGATCGTCTTCGCCGGCAACCGCGCCTTGGAGTCGATGGGATTCAAGACCTTCGGCTTCGGCTTCGGCCGAGTAGATGAGTGGGAGCCCGAAGATGTCTATTGGGGCCCGGAAACCACCTGGCTGGGCGATGAGCGCTACACCGGTAAGCGCGACCTCCAGAATCCGCTCGCAGCGGTCCAGATGGGCCTGATCTACGTGAATCCCGAGGGGCCCAACGGTAACCCGGACCCGCTCGCCGCAGCGACGGACATCCGGGAAACGTTCCGCCGCATGGCGATGAACGACGTGGAGACGGCCGCCCTGATCGTCGGTGGCCACACCTTCGGCAAGACTCACGGCGCAGGACCGGCCGATCTGGTCGGACCCGAGCCTGAGGCTGCACCGCTCGAGGAACAGGGCCTCGGTTGGAGGAGCTCTTTCGGCACCGGTGTGGGTAAGGACGCGATCACCAGCGGCATCGAGGTTGTGTGGACACCCACCCCGACCAAGTGGGACAACACCTTCCTGGAGGTCCTCTACGGCTACGAGTGGGAATTGACGAAGAGTCCCGCTGATGCTTACCAGTGGGTTGCGAAGGACGGCGCCGGTGCCGGCACGATTCCCGATCCCTTCGACAAGTCGGCGGGCCGCGCCCCGACCATGCTGACGACCGACCTCTCGCTGCGGGTGGACCCCGTCTACGAGCAGATCACCCGACGCTGGTTGGACCACCCGGAAGAGCTCGCCGAAGAGTTCGCCAAGGCCTGGTACAAGCTGATCCACCGCGACATGGGGCCCGTCGTTCGTTACCTCGGGCCGCTGGTTCCGCAGGAGACGCTGTTGTGGCAGGACCCGATTCCCGCCGTGACGCATGACCTCGTGGGCGCGGACGACATCAAGGCGCTGAAGAGCCAGATCCTGTCGTCCGGTCTGAGTATCTCTCAGCTGGTTTCGACGGCGTGGGCGGCTGCGGCATCGCATCGCGGCAGTGACAAGCGCGGCGGTGCCAATGGCGGGCGTATCCGCCTTCAACCGCAGGCCGGGTGGGAGGCCAACGACCCCGACCAGCTCGCGCAGGTGGTACGGACCTTGGAGGGAATCCAGGAATCGTTCAACTCCGCCCAGACCGGGAACAAGAGGATTTCGTTCGCCGATCTGGTGGTGCTCGGTGGGTGTGCTGCCGTGGAGCAGGCCGCAAAGAACGCCGGGCACGACGTGGAGGTTCCCTTCTCGCCGGGGCGCGGTGACGCGACCCAGGAGCAGACCGATGTGGAATCGTTCTCCGTGCTCGAGCCCAGTGCGGACGGCTTCCGCAACTACTTCGGGAAGGGCAACCCGCTGCCGGCCGAATACCACCTGGTCGACAAGGCCAACCTGCTGACCCTCAGCGCCCCGGAGATGACGGTCCTCGTCGGCGGCCTGCGCGTTCTGGGTGCGAACCACAAGCAGTCGAAGCTGGGTGTGTTCACCTCGGCCCCCGAAACGTTGACGAACGACTTCTTCGTCAACCTGCTCGACATGGGCACGAAGTGGGCACCGGCATCCGGAGACGACGGCACCTACGAAGGCCGCGACCTTGCCACCGGTGAGGTGAAGTGGACCGGAAGCCGTGTCGACCTGCTCTTCGGTTCGAACTCGCAGCTGCGCGCTCTCGCCGAGGTGTATGCCACGGACGACGCGCAGCAGAAGTTCCTGCAGGACTTCATCTCTGCGTGGGACAAGGTGATGAACCTCGACCGGTTCGACCTCGCCTGA
- a CDS encoding YibE/F family protein, giving the protein MTAQLSPSGETGPGLQTRGHGHGHGHGHFEGPAPVGPTAARVVVGILVAIAIAVIGSAAFLWPSNAEVEVPLPFRNAGGGAVATEAGTVVSQDLGPCGSPSAGRAFSGDPAPPPETSGNIDCQRSLVTIESGPNEGTRTLLESVPGPGQPNLAVGDNIRLVRQTDSTGTPVYAFNDYARGLSLTLVVAVFVLAIVAVARWRGFRALLGLGFAFGVLTVFTLPALLDGKPAMPVALVSGAAILYVVLYLAHGVNLRTSSALLGTLASMVLAAVLSTAAIGMTRLTGLSEEQNVNVQAYVGTVSITGLLLAGFIIGSLGVLNDVTITQASAAFEIASINESSSRREIFAASMRVGRDHIASTVYTLVLAYAGGALPLLLLFSVSGDSVTNVLTGDAVAVEIARSAVGGIALALSVPLTTAIAVLLARPRIAATMSRQPRGGRHALARRP; this is encoded by the coding sequence ATGACAGCCCAGCTGTCGCCCAGCGGAGAGACCGGTCCGGGCCTACAGACTCGTGGCCACGGTCACGGACACGGACACGGACATTTCGAGGGACCGGCACCTGTCGGCCCGACTGCCGCCCGAGTGGTCGTCGGGATCCTCGTTGCGATTGCGATCGCCGTTATCGGCAGTGCCGCCTTCCTGTGGCCGAGCAATGCGGAGGTCGAGGTCCCCTTGCCGTTCCGGAACGCCGGCGGCGGCGCCGTCGCCACCGAAGCCGGGACGGTCGTCTCGCAGGACCTGGGGCCGTGCGGCAGCCCGTCCGCTGGGCGGGCATTCTCCGGCGATCCCGCACCCCCTCCGGAAACGAGCGGCAATATCGACTGCCAACGAAGCCTCGTCACCATCGAGTCCGGGCCGAACGAAGGCACCCGGACTCTACTCGAGAGCGTACCGGGGCCGGGTCAGCCGAACCTGGCGGTTGGCGACAACATCCGCCTTGTCCGGCAGACGGATTCGACCGGCACCCCGGTATACGCATTCAACGATTACGCACGGGGATTGTCGTTGACGCTCGTCGTCGCGGTGTTCGTACTGGCGATCGTCGCCGTCGCTCGGTGGCGCGGGTTTCGCGCACTGCTCGGACTCGGCTTCGCCTTCGGCGTGCTGACCGTCTTCACCTTGCCCGCACTCCTGGACGGCAAACCCGCGATGCCCGTGGCGCTCGTGTCCGGGGCGGCGATCCTCTACGTGGTGCTGTACCTGGCGCATGGGGTGAATCTGCGGACGAGTTCCGCGTTGCTCGGGACTCTCGCGTCGATGGTCCTCGCAGCGGTGCTGTCCACCGCCGCGATCGGGATGACCCGGCTGACCGGGCTGTCCGAGGAACAAAACGTCAATGTCCAGGCCTATGTCGGAACGGTGAGCATCACCGGACTCCTGCTGGCCGGCTTCATCATCGGGTCGCTCGGTGTGCTCAACGACGTCACGATCACCCAGGCGTCGGCTGCGTTCGAGATCGCGTCGATAAACGAATCGTCTTCGCGTCGGGAGATCTTCGCGGCCTCGATGCGGGTGGGACGCGATCACATCGCCAGTACGGTGTACACGTTGGTGCTCGCCTACGCCGGCGGCGCGCTCCCGCTGCTCCTGCTCTTCAGCGTCTCGGGCGATTCCGTCACGAATGTGCTGACGGGCGATGCGGTCGCCGTCGAGATCGCGCGATCCGCGGTCGGCGGTATCGCGCTCGCACTGTCGGTTCCCCTCACGACGGCAATAGCAGTGCTGCTTGCGCGTCCACGGATCGCCGCCACGATGTCTCGACAACCGCGCGGTGGCCGTCACGCCCTAGCCCGGCGTCCCTAG
- a CDS encoding alpha/beta hydrolase family protein has translation MSTSTATASADTMTPPVPVMSFSPVVFSVPGRPADLQLRVTAPQTGTDLPVILFSHGHGPSNNLSSLNGYAPLVNFWAASGFVVIQPTHLSSRTLSHLIADTPGAPFFWRSRNEDMIHILDRLDGIEEAVPLIAGRINHTKVAVAGHSFGGFTSSLLLGARVTDPDNGEEVRFIEPRIKAGVLLAATGRGDVINGPMGDSLPFLRTIDFSTLTKPALVVAGDADDSRHFTDMGPDWHADPYTLGPSPKSLLTLFGAEHSLGGIPGYDVVESTDESPERVAAIGWLTSAYLRSELHPGDNAWQTAREALAASFDPVGRVEGK, from the coding sequence ATGAGCACATCCACCGCCACCGCTTCCGCCGACACCATGACCCCGCCCGTACCGGTCATGTCCTTCAGCCCAGTGGTCTTCTCGGTGCCCGGACGTCCCGCGGACCTCCAGTTACGCGTCACCGCGCCCCAGACCGGAACCGACCTCCCCGTCATCCTTTTCTCCCACGGCCATGGCCCCTCGAACAACCTCTCCTCGCTGAACGGCTACGCGCCGCTCGTCAACTTCTGGGCGGCAAGCGGATTCGTCGTCATCCAACCCACTCACCTCAGTTCCAGGACATTGAGCCACCTGATCGCCGATACCCCCGGAGCACCCTTCTTCTGGCGTTCGCGCAACGAGGACATGATCCACATCCTCGACCGGCTCGACGGGATAGAGGAAGCCGTGCCACTGATCGCGGGGAGGATCAACCACACGAAGGTCGCCGTTGCCGGACACTCCTTCGGGGGCTTCACCTCCAGTCTCCTGCTCGGCGCACGGGTCACCGATCCGGACAACGGGGAGGAAGTGAGATTCATCGAACCCCGGATCAAGGCGGGTGTGCTTCTGGCCGCGACAGGCAGGGGCGACGTCATCAACGGGCCCATGGGCGACTCGCTGCCGTTCCTCCGGACCATCGACTTCTCCACGCTGACCAAACCCGCGCTGGTCGTCGCCGGCGACGCGGACGACTCACGGCACTTCACGGACATGGGGCCGGACTGGCACGCCGACCCCTACACGCTCGGCCCTAGCCCGAAGTCCCTGCTTACCCTGTTCGGTGCGGAGCATTCACTCGGCGGGATCCCCGGATACGACGTCGTCGAGTCCACGGACGAGAGCCCCGAACGAGTCGCCGCCATCGGATGGCTCACCTCGGCCTACCTCCGCAGCGAGCTCCACCCTGGTGACAACGCCTGGCAGACCGCCCGCGAGGCGCTGGCGGCCAGCTTCGACCCAGTCGGGCGAGTCGAAGGTAAGTAG
- a CDS encoding PAS domain-containing protein translates to MGYLEQLPALVLLGRLPIPVLAVEHDGTVVHANTAFEDMLGRSLDSLRGRSVAEILARGEATTGQAAVEYLQDCATAPVDLVHSDGSTVHALVSQSILRRSDDPVTLVCFHDVTEQLWNGGRAPLFG, encoded by the coding sequence ATGGGCTACCTCGAACAACTCCCCGCTCTGGTCCTGCTCGGACGCCTGCCGATTCCTGTCCTGGCAGTGGAGCACGACGGGACCGTCGTCCACGCAAACACTGCATTCGAGGACATGCTGGGCCGTTCCCTCGACTCACTTCGTGGACGCTCGGTGGCGGAAATTCTCGCCCGAGGCGAAGCAACCACCGGTCAGGCTGCAGTGGAATACCTCCAAGACTGCGCGACCGCACCGGTCGATCTCGTCCACTCCGATGGATCCACCGTGCACGCACTGGTCAGCCAGTCGATCCTGCGCCGAAGTGACGACCCGGTGACGCTGGTCTGTTTCCACGATGTCACCGAGCAATTGTGGAACGGTGGTCGCGCACCTCTCTTCGGGTGA
- a CDS encoding Fur family transcriptional regulator produces the protein MPSTSEYAALLRGAELRVTRPRVAVLEAVDARPHADTETIFGAVRTVLEGVSRQTVYDVLHAVTAVGLVRRIQPPGSVARYESRVGDNHHHVICRSCGAIADVDCAVGEVPCLTASDDHGFSVEEAEIIYWGRCPDCATSSRRQPHQ, from the coding sequence ATGCCATCCACGTCGGAGTACGCAGCGCTGCTGCGTGGGGCTGAGCTTCGTGTGACCCGCCCCCGGGTCGCGGTGCTCGAAGCGGTTGACGCGCGTCCGCATGCCGACACCGAGACGATTTTCGGGGCGGTGCGCACGGTTCTGGAAGGTGTGTCCCGCCAGACCGTATACGACGTGTTGCATGCCGTGACGGCAGTGGGATTGGTGCGGCGGATCCAACCGCCTGGCTCCGTTGCTCGCTACGAGTCGCGAGTCGGAGACAACCACCACCACGTCATCTGCCGGTCTTGTGGAGCCATCGCGGACGTCGACTGTGCAGTCGGCGAGGTTCCCTGCCTGACGGCATCCGACGATCACGGTTTCTCTGTCGAGGAGGCCGAGATCATCTATTGGGGTAGATGCCCCGATTGCGCGACGTCATCTAGGCGGCAGCCACATCAATGA
- a CDS encoding sensor histidine kinase translates to MSTRRRSLSLRARVALVSALAAAIVIAAIGVAFAVFLRVNGSEQLDNTLDSVSLSTVTGIPSQGYTVPSEGYTLVLPEPPATPDYFDSVRTEVIDGREVRLRDVPVAGVNDAYVAVSIPEDALSRAIREQQWWVAGASLAAIAVAAGLGWLMAGRAVRPLERLAAATHTVGDALPAALPDVHGAREAEELADAIRHMLERIGKAQKRTHEALSSARDFAAVSAHELRTPLTSMRTDLEVLATMRLTDEQRTEILSELRATERQIEVTLTDLESLAVGELSEAADHEDFDLVELADRCVQESSRRLTGVTIELAAPRSLSMRGLPSGIRLVLENAITNAVRHGRADRIEITIAGDKRGAAITVDDNGIGVPEHERATLFKRFVRGSSAHPDGSGLGLALIAQQASLHGGTAELTDSPLGGARLRLDLPAAASR, encoded by the coding sequence ATGAGTACGCGTCGACGTTCGCTGTCACTACGTGCCCGTGTCGCACTTGTCTCTGCGCTCGCTGCCGCGATCGTTATCGCCGCGATCGGTGTGGCCTTCGCTGTCTTCCTGCGAGTCAACGGGTCCGAGCAACTCGACAACACCCTGGATTCGGTGTCGTTGAGCACCGTTACCGGGATTCCCTCCCAGGGGTACACCGTGCCCTCCGAGGGGTACACCCTGGTGTTGCCGGAACCGCCGGCTACACCGGACTACTTCGATTCGGTGCGGACTGAAGTCATCGACGGCAGGGAAGTACGCCTACGCGACGTCCCGGTCGCGGGCGTCAACGACGCATACGTCGCGGTCTCTATTCCCGAAGATGCCCTCAGCCGCGCAATTCGAGAGCAGCAGTGGTGGGTGGCGGGAGCCTCACTCGCCGCCATCGCGGTCGCCGCCGGCCTGGGCTGGCTGATGGCGGGGCGGGCAGTGAGACCGCTCGAGCGTCTCGCCGCCGCCACTCACACGGTGGGGGACGCACTACCTGCTGCGCTACCGGACGTCCATGGAGCCCGTGAGGCCGAGGAACTCGCGGATGCCATTCGTCACATGCTCGAACGAATAGGCAAGGCTCAGAAACGAACCCACGAGGCTTTGAGTTCGGCGCGCGACTTCGCGGCAGTGTCGGCTCACGAGTTGCGAACGCCCCTCACCTCGATGCGCACCGACCTCGAAGTCCTCGCAACAATGCGTCTCACAGACGAGCAACGCACCGAGATCCTGAGCGAACTCCGTGCAACAGAACGGCAGATCGAGGTGACTCTCACCGACCTCGAGAGCCTGGCCGTGGGAGAACTGTCCGAAGCCGCCGATCACGAAGACTTCGACCTCGTGGAACTTGCCGACCGCTGCGTACAGGAATCGTCTCGTCGTCTCACCGGTGTGACCATCGAATTGGCCGCACCGAGGTCGCTGTCGATGCGCGGGCTGCCGTCGGGGATTCGCCTGGTGCTCGAGAACGCGATCACGAACGCGGTCAGGCACGGACGTGCCGATCGGATCGAGATCACCATCGCCGGGGACAAAAGGGGTGCCGCGATTACGGTCGACGACAACGGGATCGGTGTTCCCGAACACGAGAGGGCAACACTGTTCAAACGTTTCGTGCGGGGATCGTCCGCCCACCCCGACGGATCGGGACTCGGCCTCGCCCTCATCGCACAACAAGCCTCCCTGCACGGAGGCACCGCCGAACTGACCGACAGCCCACTCGGCGGTGCACGGCTACGACTCGACCTACCGGCGGCCGCGTCGCGGTGA
- a CDS encoding alpha/beta hydrolase family protein translates to METAQETTEFLKSLAWNLAKPVRSPMLRRPDEYELEYEEVNFPALDNVKLDAWFIPADSNKLVIHNHFSPANRYGFPGHMKNFEASGGFEVNFLPKYKALHDAGYNILTYDIRNHGTSESSPNEICGVGYWEWQDVIGSLRFARSFEKTAGMDISLQSMCMGANSTLRAMENHPEEFEDIKCWILIQPLHGQTCVERSCEAMGIDVEKGLEEFIPINEKLTGLKLEDHDMRPLIKAVNIPTLMLQVRNDMVSRESDIQELYENLPVTDKKIIWIEDTPWRFHGYTYFSDHPEEMIEWYDAHN, encoded by the coding sequence ATGGAAACGGCACAAGAGACGACGGAGTTTCTGAAGAGCCTGGCCTGGAATCTCGCAAAGCCTGTGAGAAGTCCGATGCTCCGCAGGCCCGACGAATACGAGTTGGAGTACGAAGAGGTGAACTTTCCTGCGCTCGACAACGTGAAGCTCGACGCCTGGTTCATCCCGGCGGATTCCAACAAACTGGTCATTCACAATCACTTCTCTCCGGCCAACCGCTATGGGTTTCCCGGTCACATGAAGAACTTCGAGGCGTCAGGCGGGTTCGAAGTGAACTTCCTTCCCAAGTACAAGGCGCTGCACGATGCCGGCTACAACATCCTGACCTACGACATCCGCAATCATGGCACCAGCGAGTCTTCGCCGAACGAAATCTGCGGCGTGGGCTACTGGGAATGGCAGGACGTGATCGGTTCGTTGAGATTCGCGCGATCGTTCGAAAAGACGGCCGGAATGGATATCTCGCTGCAGAGCATGTGCATGGGCGCCAACTCGACCTTGCGTGCGATGGAAAACCACCCCGAAGAGTTCGAGGACATCAAATGTTGGATTCTGATCCAACCACTACATGGACAGACCTGCGTCGAGCGCAGTTGCGAAGCGATGGGCATAGACGTGGAAAAAGGGCTCGAGGAGTTCATTCCGATCAACGAGAAGCTGACCGGGCTCAAGCTCGAAGACCACGATATGCGACCCCTGATCAAAGCGGTGAACATCCCAACCCTCATGCTGCAGGTCAGAAACGATATGGTTTCGAGGGAATCAGATATCCAGGAGCTCTATGAGAACCTTCCTGTCACAGACAAGAAAATCATCTGGATAGAAGACACACCGTGGAGATTCCATGGGTACACCTACTTCTCCGATCACCCGGAAGAGATGATCGAATGGTATGACGCGCATAATTGA
- a CDS encoding RNase H family protein codes for MLAVIHLRRNQGPRVEPARAVAAWWSDRAIETQLFVYDDASDASYYGAGLDAFTLLLEISAATSEPILLHITDSTLRKEISGVVDAFPSVSLVGANRSAVLELTLAALDVLDADSRDQEAALEERERERIAALPELTVATDASKSRRRGVGVACVSEEGVRYQRMVPKVATILEGELLAIELAIVRFEDRRLHILTDSQPALEHLGVLQNPRPLRSCGGVKATVDRIHEAMRGREIRLSWVRGHDGHLLNETADRLAMAVRRAHESDVPTEALQTIAQQIMEPLLGAA; via the coding sequence GTGCTTGCCGTCATCCACCTCCGCAGAAATCAAGGTCCCCGTGTCGAACCGGCCCGCGCGGTCGCCGCATGGTGGTCCGATCGCGCGATCGAGACACAGCTGTTCGTCTACGACGACGCGAGTGATGCGTCCTACTACGGGGCCGGACTCGATGCCTTCACCCTGCTCCTCGAGATCTCGGCCGCGACGTCGGAACCGATTCTCCTCCACATCACCGACAGCACACTCCGCAAGGAGATCAGCGGGGTTGTCGACGCCTTCCCTTCGGTATCGCTCGTCGGAGCCAACCGCTCGGCTGTCCTGGAACTCACGCTCGCGGCGCTCGACGTCCTCGATGCCGACAGCCGCGACCAGGAGGCCGCGCTCGAGGAGCGCGAGCGCGAACGGATCGCGGCTCTGCCGGAACTGACGGTCGCCACCGATGCTTCCAAGTCACGCCGCCGGGGAGTCGGCGTGGCTTGCGTCAGCGAGGAAGGCGTCCGCTATCAGAGGATGGTCCCGAAAGTCGCGACCATCCTCGAAGGCGAATTGCTCGCGATCGAACTCGCGATCGTAAGGTTCGAGGATCGCCGGCTGCACATCCTCACCGACAGCCAACCGGCGCTCGAGCACCTCGGTGTGCTGCAGAACCCGCGACCGTTGCGGTCTTGCGGTGGCGTGAAGGCAACAGTGGATCGTATCCACGAGGCGATGCGGGGTCGCGAAATACGCCTCTCATGGGTCCGCGGGCACGACGGGCATCTGCTGAACGAGACCGCTGACCGACTCGCCATGGCAGTGCGCCGCGCCCATGAGTCCGATGTCCCCACCGAGGCTCTCCAGACAATCGCCCAGCAGATTATGGAGCCCTTGCTCGGTGCGGCCTGA
- a CDS encoding SRPBCC domain-containing protein produces the protein MALSLLGRKNVHAELMIPAPAEAIWSVLTDAEGYQDWNPVFTSVTGEYRPGAKMAYLMRDKSGNETDVTASVAKLDEARELNQFGGIRGILTFDHHWLLEPVEGGIRVTQHEEYRGIGVWFWDPSWFKTAYERANEALRDRVLGNVEEETAP, from the coding sequence ATGGCACTGTCGTTGTTGGGACGCAAGAATGTGCATGCCGAGCTGATGATCCCGGCGCCGGCGGAAGCGATCTGGTCGGTGCTCACCGACGCGGAGGGCTACCAGGACTGGAACCCAGTCTTCACGAGCGTAACGGGCGAGTACCGCCCAGGCGCCAAGATGGCCTATCTCATGCGTGACAAGAGCGGCAACGAAACCGACGTCACCGCCTCCGTCGCCAAACTGGATGAAGCGCGCGAACTCAACCAGTTCGGAGGCATCCGCGGCATCCTCACCTTCGACCACCACTGGTTGCTCGAGCCCGTCGAAGGTGGAATTCGCGTAACCCAGCACGAGGAGTATCGCGGCATCGGCGTGTGGTTCTGGGACCCGAGCTGGTTCAAAACGGCCTACGAGCGAGCAAACGAGGCGTTGAGAGACAGAGTTCTAGGAAACGTAGAAGAAGAGACAGCTCCTTAG
- a CDS encoding TetR/AcrR family transcriptional regulator yields MVTESPTGKASARSQRVDAQRNQQAVLTAAAEVFVTSGVDAPIRQIAARAGVGMATIYRHFPTRADLVTAVYHHQIEECAEAGPKLLASADSPFDALRQWIDLFVGFLVTKHGLADALQSDSDRFAALHTYFIDRLLPVCAQLLAAAADAGDIRSDVQPYELMRGIGNLCIGRDSDLRYDPRRLIDLLLEGLRRPRQG; encoded by the coding sequence ATGGTCACCGAGAGCCCCACCGGGAAGGCGTCGGCCCGAAGCCAGCGGGTCGACGCGCAGCGCAACCAACAGGCAGTGCTCACTGCCGCCGCCGAGGTGTTCGTCACCTCCGGTGTCGACGCGCCCATCCGCCAGATCGCGGCACGGGCGGGCGTCGGGATGGCTACCATCTACCGTCACTTCCCGACTCGAGCGGATCTCGTCACCGCGGTCTACCACCACCAGATCGAGGAATGTGCCGAGGCCGGCCCGAAGCTGCTGGCAAGTGCCGACTCCCCATTCGACGCGCTGCGTCAGTGGATTGACCTCTTCGTCGGCTTTTTGGTCACCAAGCACGGACTGGCGGACGCTCTGCAGTCCGACAGCGACCGCTTCGCCGCGCTGCACACCTACTTCATCGACCGCTTGCTGCCCGTGTGTGCCCAACTGCTCGCCGCTGCGGCCGACGCCGGCGACATCAGATCCGACGTACAGCCTTACGAACTGATGCGCGGCATAGGCAACCTCTGCATCGGACGCGACAGCGACCTCCGCTACGACCCCCGGCGCTTGATCGATCTACTCCTCGAAGGGCTGCGGCGTCCTCGGCAGGGCTGA